The following coding sequences are from one Macaca nemestrina isolate mMacNem1 chromosome 1, mMacNem.hap1, whole genome shotgun sequence window:
- the LOC105498313 gene encoding amiloride-sensitive sodium channel subunit delta isoform X1 yields the protein MDTLQSSPFGCITWACGSPEATCRYGSADPLSAALPANRARQGLDTLFSESCCPSSSNSNLAPTLTRARAGVSGQKGAAWEHPARGLSEQPSRQGGARVAEGHDRPGWGGLSGCRLGPAEAAFYTQGAAQTPPRLGPPSAPPLPPKEGHQEGLVELPASFRELLTFFCTNATIHGTIRLVCSSRNRLKTTSWGLLFLGALVTLCWQLGHLLEHHWHRPVLMAVSVHSERKLLPLVTLCDGNPRRPRLVLRHLELLDEFARENIDSLYKVNFSKGRDALSAAVPRREPRFHLDREIRLQRLSHSGSRGRVGFRLCNSTGGDCFYRSYASGVAAVQDWYRFHYVDILALLPEVWEDSHRRQDGHFVLSCSYDGMDCQARQFRTFHHPTYGSCYTVDGVWTAQRPGITHGVGLVLRVEQQPHLPLLSTRAGVKVMVHGRNHTPFLGYHSFSVRPGTEATISIREDEVHRLGRPYSHCTSGGEGVEVELLHNTSYTRQTCLVSCFQQLMVETCSCGYYLYPLPTGAEHCSSARHPAWGHCFYRLYQDLETHRLPCTSRCPRPCRESAFKLSSGTSRWPSSKSAGWTLAALGEQGLPRQSHRQRSNLAKINIVYQELNYRSVEEAPVYSVPQLLSAMGSLCSLWFGASVLSLLELLELLLDALALTLLLGGRRLRRVWLSWPRASPASGASNIKPEASHVPTPAGATSDNLGPSGPHLPQMMLPGALERVSAEESWAGPQPHETLDT from the exons ATGGACACGCTACAGTCCTCGCCTTTTGGGTGCATCACCTGGGCCTGTGGCTCCCCAGAGGCCACCTGTAGGTACGGCAGCGCAGACCCACTCAGCGCAGCCCTGCCTGCAAACAGGGCCAGGCAGGGCCTGGACACTCTGTTCTCTGAGTCCTGCTGCCCCAGCAGCTCAAACTCAAACTTAGCTCCTACACTAACACGTGCCAGGGCGGGTGTATCCGGGCAGAAGGGCGCAGCGTGGGAGCACCCTGCGAGGGGCTTGTCCGAGCAACCAAGCAGGCAGGGCGGGGCACGGGTGGCTGAGGGACACGACAGGCCAGGGTGGGGAGGCCTGAGTGGCTGCAGGCTGGGCCCTGCTGAGGCCGCTTTTTACACGCAGGGTGCAGCCCAGACGCCCCCCAGGCTGGGGCCACCATCAGCACCACCGCTGCCGCCCAAGGAGGGGCACCAGGAGGGGCTGGTGGAGCTGCCCGCCTCGTTCCGGGAGCTGCTCACCTTCTTCTGCACCAACGCCACCATCCACGGTACCATCCGCCTGGTCTGCTCCAGCAGGAACCGCCTCAAGACGACGTCCTGGGGGCTGCTGTTCCTGGGAGCCCTGGTCACACTCTGCTGGCAGCTGGGGCACCTCTTGGAGCATCACTGGCACCGCCCGGTCCTCATGGCCGTCTCTGTACACTCAGAGCGCAAGCTGCTCCCGCTGGTCACCCTGTGTGACGGGAACCCACGCCG GCCGAGGCTGGTCCTCCGCCATCTGGAGCTGCTGGACGAGTTTGCCAGGGAGAACATCGACTCCCTGTACAAGGTCAACTTCAGTAAAGGCAGAGATGCGCTCTCCGCCGCCGTCCCCCGCCGCGAGCCGCGCTTCCACCTGGACCGGGAGATCCGTCTACAGAGGCTGAGCCACTCGGGCAGCCGGGGCAGAGTGGGGTTCAGACTG tgcAACAGCACGGGCGGCGACTGCTTCTACCGCAGCTACGCATCCGGTGTGGCGGCCGTGCAGGACTGGTACCGCTTCCACTATGTGGACATCCTAGCCCTGTTGCCCGAGGTGTGGGAGGACAGCCACAGGCGCCAGGACGGCCACTTCGTCCTCTCCTGCAGTTACGACGGCATGGACTGCCAGGCCCG GCAGTTCCGGACCTTCCATCACCCCACCTATGGCAGCTGCTATACGGTTGACGGTGTCTGGACAGCTCAGCGCCCTGGCATCACCCACG GAGTCGGCCTCGTCCTCAGGGTTGAGCAGCAGCCTCACCTCCCTCTGCTGTCCACGAGGGCCGGCGTCAAGGTCATGGTTCACGGCCGTAACCACACGCCCTTCCTGGGGTACCACAGCTTCAGCGTCCGGCCAGGGACGGAGGCCACCATCAGCATCCGAGAG GATGAGGTGCACCGGCTCGGGAGGCCCTACAGCCACTGCACGTCAGGTGGGGAGGGCGTGGAGGTGGAGCTGCTACACAACACCTCCTACACCAGGCAG ACCTGCCTGGTGTCCTGCTTCCAGCAGCTGATGGTGGAGACCTGCTCCTGTGGCTACTACCTCTACCCGCTGCCGACAGGGGCTGAGCACTGCAGCTCTGCCCGGCACCCTGCCTGGG GACACTGCTTCTACCGCCTCTACCAGGACCTGGAGACCCACCGGCTCCCCTGTACCTCCCGCTGCCCCAGGCCCTGCAG GGAGTCTGCATTCAAGCTCTCCTCTGGGACCTCCAGGTGGCCTTCCTCCAAGTCGGCT GGCTGGACTCTGGCTGCGCTTGGTGAACAGGGGCTGCCACGTCAGAGCCACAGACAGAG GAGCAACCTGGCCAAAATCAACATTGTCTACCAGGAGCTCAACTACCGCTCGGTGGAGGAGGCGCCCGTGTACTCG gTGCCGCAGCTGCTCTCAGCCATGGGCAGCCTCTGCAGCCTGTGGTTTGGGGCCTCCGTCCTCTCCCTCCTGGAGCTCCTGGAGCTGCTGCTTGACGCTTTGGCCCTCACCCTGTTGCTGGGCGGACGCCGGCTCCGCAGGGTGTGGTTGTCCTggcccagagccagccctgcctcAGGGGCATCCAACATCAAGCCAGAGGCCAGTCACGTGCCCACGCCTGCAGGTGCGACGTCAGACAACCTGGGGCCCAGCGGGCCTCATCTCCCACAGATGATGCTTCCAGGGGCTCTGGAGAGAGTCTCAGCTGAAGAGAGTTGGGCTGGGCCCCAGCCCCATGAGACTCTGGACACCTGA
- the LOC105498313 gene encoding amiloride-sensitive sodium channel subunit delta isoform X2 codes for MDTLQSSPFGCITWACGSPEATCRYGSADPLSAALPANRARQGLDTLFSESCCPSSSNSNLAPTLTRARAGVSGQKGAAWEHPARGLSEQPSRQGGARVAEGHDRPGWGGLSGCRLGPAEAAFYTQGAAQTPPRLGPPSAPPLPPKEGHQEGLVELPASFRELLTFFCTNATIHGTIRLVCSSRNRLKTTSWGLLFLGALVTLCWQLGHLLEHHWHRPVLMAVSVHSERKLLPLVTLCDGNPRRPRLVLRHLELLDEFARENIDSLYKVNFSKGRDALSAAVPRREPRFHLDREIRLQRLSHSGSRGRVGFRLCNSTGGDCFYRSYASGVAAVQDWYRFHYVDILALLPEVWEDSHRRQDGHFVLSCSYDGMDCQARQFRTFHHPTYGSCYTVDGVWTAQRPGITHGVGLVLRVEQQPHLPLLSTRAGVKVMVHGRNHTPFLGYHSFSVRPGTEATISIREDEVHRLGRPYSHCTSGGEGVEVELLHNTSYTRQQLMVETCSCGYYLYPLPTGAEHCSSARHPAWGHCFYRLYQDLETHRLPCTSRCPRPCRESAFKLSSGTSRWPSSKSAGWTLAALGEQGLPRQSHRQRSNLAKINIVYQELNYRSVEEAPVYSVPQLLSAMGSLCSLWFGASVLSLLELLELLLDALALTLLLGGRRLRRVWLSWPRASPASGASNIKPEASHVPTPAGATSDNLGPSGPHLPQMMLPGALERVSAEESWAGPQPHETLDT; via the exons ATGGACACGCTACAGTCCTCGCCTTTTGGGTGCATCACCTGGGCCTGTGGCTCCCCAGAGGCCACCTGTAGGTACGGCAGCGCAGACCCACTCAGCGCAGCCCTGCCTGCAAACAGGGCCAGGCAGGGCCTGGACACTCTGTTCTCTGAGTCCTGCTGCCCCAGCAGCTCAAACTCAAACTTAGCTCCTACACTAACACGTGCCAGGGCGGGTGTATCCGGGCAGAAGGGCGCAGCGTGGGAGCACCCTGCGAGGGGCTTGTCCGAGCAACCAAGCAGGCAGGGCGGGGCACGGGTGGCTGAGGGACACGACAGGCCAGGGTGGGGAGGCCTGAGTGGCTGCAGGCTGGGCCCTGCTGAGGCCGCTTTTTACACGCAGGGTGCAGCCCAGACGCCCCCCAGGCTGGGGCCACCATCAGCACCACCGCTGCCGCCCAAGGAGGGGCACCAGGAGGGGCTGGTGGAGCTGCCCGCCTCGTTCCGGGAGCTGCTCACCTTCTTCTGCACCAACGCCACCATCCACGGTACCATCCGCCTGGTCTGCTCCAGCAGGAACCGCCTCAAGACGACGTCCTGGGGGCTGCTGTTCCTGGGAGCCCTGGTCACACTCTGCTGGCAGCTGGGGCACCTCTTGGAGCATCACTGGCACCGCCCGGTCCTCATGGCCGTCTCTGTACACTCAGAGCGCAAGCTGCTCCCGCTGGTCACCCTGTGTGACGGGAACCCACGCCG GCCGAGGCTGGTCCTCCGCCATCTGGAGCTGCTGGACGAGTTTGCCAGGGAGAACATCGACTCCCTGTACAAGGTCAACTTCAGTAAAGGCAGAGATGCGCTCTCCGCCGCCGTCCCCCGCCGCGAGCCGCGCTTCCACCTGGACCGGGAGATCCGTCTACAGAGGCTGAGCCACTCGGGCAGCCGGGGCAGAGTGGGGTTCAGACTG tgcAACAGCACGGGCGGCGACTGCTTCTACCGCAGCTACGCATCCGGTGTGGCGGCCGTGCAGGACTGGTACCGCTTCCACTATGTGGACATCCTAGCCCTGTTGCCCGAGGTGTGGGAGGACAGCCACAGGCGCCAGGACGGCCACTTCGTCCTCTCCTGCAGTTACGACGGCATGGACTGCCAGGCCCG GCAGTTCCGGACCTTCCATCACCCCACCTATGGCAGCTGCTATACGGTTGACGGTGTCTGGACAGCTCAGCGCCCTGGCATCACCCACG GAGTCGGCCTCGTCCTCAGGGTTGAGCAGCAGCCTCACCTCCCTCTGCTGTCCACGAGGGCCGGCGTCAAGGTCATGGTTCACGGCCGTAACCACACGCCCTTCCTGGGGTACCACAGCTTCAGCGTCCGGCCAGGGACGGAGGCCACCATCAGCATCCGAGAG GATGAGGTGCACCGGCTCGGGAGGCCCTACAGCCACTGCACGTCAGGTGGGGAGGGCGTGGAGGTGGAGCTGCTACACAACACCTCCTACACCAGGCAG CAGCTGATGGTGGAGACCTGCTCCTGTGGCTACTACCTCTACCCGCTGCCGACAGGGGCTGAGCACTGCAGCTCTGCCCGGCACCCTGCCTGGG GACACTGCTTCTACCGCCTCTACCAGGACCTGGAGACCCACCGGCTCCCCTGTACCTCCCGCTGCCCCAGGCCCTGCAG GGAGTCTGCATTCAAGCTCTCCTCTGGGACCTCCAGGTGGCCTTCCTCCAAGTCGGCT GGCTGGACTCTGGCTGCGCTTGGTGAACAGGGGCTGCCACGTCAGAGCCACAGACAGAG GAGCAACCTGGCCAAAATCAACATTGTCTACCAGGAGCTCAACTACCGCTCGGTGGAGGAGGCGCCCGTGTACTCG gTGCCGCAGCTGCTCTCAGCCATGGGCAGCCTCTGCAGCCTGTGGTTTGGGGCCTCCGTCCTCTCCCTCCTGGAGCTCCTGGAGCTGCTGCTTGACGCTTTGGCCCTCACCCTGTTGCTGGGCGGACGCCGGCTCCGCAGGGTGTGGTTGTCCTggcccagagccagccctgcctcAGGGGCATCCAACATCAAGCCAGAGGCCAGTCACGTGCCCACGCCTGCAGGTGCGACGTCAGACAACCTGGGGCCCAGCGGGCCTCATCTCCCACAGATGATGCTTCCAGGGGCTCTGGAGAGAGTCTCAGCTGAAGAGAGTTGGGCTGGGCCCCAGCCCCATGAGACTCTGGACACCTGA